One Beggiatoa leptomitoformis DNA segment encodes these proteins:
- a CDS encoding DnaJ C-terminal domain-containing protein — protein MEYKDYYQTLGVSRTASAEDIKKAYRRLVRKYHPDVSKEKDAEQKIKEINEAHEVLQDADKRAAYDQLGAQWKAGQEFNPPPDWNFTGGFGGNSSTVDFGDFFENIFNTRNAKRGRTQSHFRMQGEDQHAQLSITLEEAYQGTTRSVQIQIPEMDAQGHTQNKTRTLNVKVPVGISSGQKIRLAGQGSAGMGGGTNGDLYLEINLQPHAIYRVEGHDIYLTLPITPWEAALGATVAVPTLGGNVDLKIPMDSQSGQKLRLRGRGLAGKPAGDQYVVLQIVTPRAETEQARQFYQKMAETFPFDPRKDLLGA, from the coding sequence ATGGAATATAAAGATTATTATCAAACATTAGGGGTATCGCGTACTGCCAGTGCAGAAGATATTAAAAAGGCTTATCGTCGTTTGGTACGTAAATATCACCCTGATGTTAGTAAAGAAAAAGATGCTGAACAAAAAATTAAGGAAATTAATGAAGCACATGAAGTATTGCAAGATGCTGACAAACGAGCTGCCTATGACCAGTTAGGTGCGCAATGGAAAGCAGGGCAAGAATTTAATCCACCACCTGATTGGAATTTTACAGGTGGGTTTGGGGGAAATAGTAGTACTGTTGATTTTGGTGATTTTTTTGAAAATATTTTTAATACCCGCAATGCGAAACGCGGCCGTACACAAAGTCATTTTCGTATGCAGGGGGAAGACCAGCACGCGCAATTGTCTATCACCCTAGAAGAAGCTTATCAGGGAACGACACGTTCTGTGCAAATTCAAATACCTGAAATGGATGCACAAGGACATACACAAAATAAAACACGCACTTTAAACGTTAAAGTGCCTGTAGGCATAAGTTCGGGGCAAAAAATTCGTTTAGCAGGACAAGGTTCTGCGGGCATGGGTGGTGGAACAAATGGCGATTTGTATTTAGAAATCAATTTACAACCCCATGCTATTTATCGAGTTGAAGGACATGATATTTATCTTACGTTACCCATCACACCATGGGAAGCGGCTTTAGGGGCAACGGTTGCCGTGCCTACATTGGGGGGGAATGTTGATCTAAAAATCCCGATGGATTCTCAATCAGGGCAAAAATTGCGCTTGCGTGGGAGAGGGTTAGCAGGTAAACCAGCAGGTGACCAATATGTTGTATTACAAATTGTTACACCACGCGCAGAAACGGAGCAAGCACGCCAGTTTTATCAAAAAATGGCAGAAACGTTTCCTTTTGACCCCAGAAAAGACTTATTAGGTGCGTAA
- a CDS encoding LysM peptidoglycan-binding domain-containing protein: MLLENHLKSLAVVCGLSLAFLGGCSSTKEADVPPAPAKTEIPAPVAETPAPVVEQPSMPPVVEEPAPVETVSETHTVVKGDTVYSIAKRYGRTVTEVARWNGIKSPYTIKIGQTLKVAP; the protein is encoded by the coding sequence ATGTTATTAGAAAATCACTTGAAAAGTCTTGCTGTTGTTTGTGGACTTTCATTAGCGTTTTTAGGCGGTTGTTCTTCAACTAAGGAAGCTGATGTTCCTCCAGCACCTGCCAAAACCGAAATTCCTGCGCCCGTTGCTGAAACACCTGCACCCGTTGTTGAACAACCCAGTATGCCACCTGTTGTTGAAGAGCCTGCACCTGTTGAAACTGTGTCTGAAACACACACAGTTGTTAAAGGTGATACCGTTTATAGCATTGCTAAACGTTATGGTCGTACAGTCACTGAAGTAGCGCGTTGGAACGGTATTAAATCTCCGTACACAATTAAGATTGGTCAAACATTGAAAGTTGCGCCCTAG
- a CDS encoding Hsp20/alpha crystallin family protein, giving the protein MMKIARYEPWGGLNQLMKDLEQYYGRSVPNSDEDTTVATSAWVPAVDIKEEEKAFVIHADIPGVDPQNIEITMENGVLTIKGERSAETTDERKYYKRIERIRGTFYRRFGLPDTADAEKISAVGKHGVLEITIPKREIAQPRKINVNIS; this is encoded by the coding sequence ATGATGAAAATTGCACGCTATGAACCTTGGGGTGGTTTAAATCAACTGATGAAAGACCTCGAACAATACTATGGGCGATCTGTTCCTAATAGTGATGAGGATACCACTGTTGCAACAAGTGCATGGGTACCTGCCGTTGATATCAAGGAAGAAGAAAAGGCGTTTGTTATTCACGCAGACATTCCGGGTGTTGACCCACAAAACATCGAAATTACGATGGAAAATGGTGTTTTAACTATTAAGGGTGAGCGTTCCGCAGAAACAACAGATGAACGCAAGTATTACAAGCGGATAGAACGCATACGGGGTACTTTTTATCGGCGATTTGGTTTGCCTGATACGGCAGATGCAGAGAAAATCAGCGCAGTGGGTAAACATGGGGTGTTAGAAATTACCATTCCTAAACGGGAGATTGCCCAACCACGCAAGATTAATGTTAATATCAGTTAA
- a CDS encoding J domain-containing protein — translation MIKNYYQILGVPRDASPDQIKRAAQAKAAEITQAYAILKEPKQRDMHDAELNTFDRRIRLIKQRNHLLYALLPLIGYLLMAGFIYYVPLQVLHHIADTSAQAGAAINLTQKMADILENYIPFIAVLLVCIGGLVAIGRFVWIRGDGYDK, via the coding sequence ATGATAAAAAACTACTATCAAATACTCGGTGTGCCGCGTGATGCGAGTCCCGACCAAATTAAACGCGCCGCGCAAGCAAAAGCGGCAGAAATCACGCAAGCCTATGCTATTTTAAAAGAGCCTAAACAGCGAGATATGCACGATGCAGAACTGAATACGTTTGACCGACGTATTCGCTTGATTAAACAGCGTAATCATCTGCTGTACGCGCTTCTTCCACTCATTGGTTATCTTTTAATGGCAGGGTTTATCTATTATGTCCCTTTACAAGTTCTCCATCATATTGCCGATACGAGTGCGCAAGCGGGGGCAGCTATTAACCTAACGCAAAAAATGGCTGATATTTTAGAAAACTATATTCCCTTTATCGCAGTATTATTGGTTTGTATTGGTGGACTGGTTGCAATTGGACGATTTGTCTGGATTCGCGGGGATGGGTATGACAAATAA
- the xseA gene encoding exodeoxyribonuclease VII large subunit, with protein sequence MRCEQPIYLNCPFSEKEAVKQLGARFDGDLKKWFIPVGIEIEPFRRWLPAEQVADLFAELSQNNDIVPATGVTLYELLCQLRKTIEQTHTQAYWLRAEVVAVHRRQHVYMELSDHDAEGREIAKVRASLWRERADILLTRFEQQTGLAFAAGINVLLQATVELHPVYGLSLNIIEIDPRFTVGEMAAKLQRIRAQLTQEGIFNQNKQLAHATEFSHIAVIAPPQAAGLGDFRSQADKLTALGLCTFQYYSASFQGKNAQQEIPDAIADVAKAHLKKPFDALVILRGGGATADLLQLNEYAIAKAICTAPLPVIIGIGHERDKTLLDEIANQVCHTPSLTIAQILTTMTQNAHQAQQDWQTILRESRAILNRAQLRNQQAYTQVREYALNALNRQHQQTNYLWQDVKRASQQQLQQARTITKQWMEQVLLGDPKKILQRGYVLVRDAKQTIVTQKTQAEQTTDVWLEFKDGTVHSQIVKQPKQ encoded by the coding sequence ATGCGTTGTGAACAGCCTATTTATTTAAATTGTCCTTTTTCTGAAAAAGAAGCCGTCAAACAATTGGGTGCGCGTTTTGATGGGGATTTGAAAAAATGGTTTATTCCTGTTGGAATAGAAATAGAACCTTTTCGCCGTTGGTTACCTGCGGAACAGGTTGCTGATTTATTTGCTGAATTGTCACAAAATAACGATATTGTGCCTGCAACAGGAGTTACTTTATATGAATTATTGTGTCAACTCCGTAAAACAATTGAGCAAACGCATACGCAAGCCTATTGGTTACGGGCTGAAGTTGTCGCGGTACATCGTCGCCAACACGTTTATATGGAGTTGTCTGACCATGATGCAGAAGGACGAGAAATTGCTAAAGTCCGCGCAAGTTTATGGCGTGAGCGAGCAGATATTTTATTAACCCGCTTTGAACAACAAACAGGATTAGCATTTGCTGCGGGCATTAACGTGTTATTACAAGCAACGGTCGAGTTGCATCCTGTTTATGGTTTATCATTAAATATTATAGAGATAGACCCGCGATTTACAGTGGGTGAAATGGCGGCAAAATTACAGCGAATTCGGGCGCAATTGACGCAAGAAGGCATTTTTAATCAAAATAAACAGCTTGCTCATGCAACAGAATTTTCTCATATTGCCGTCATTGCACCGCCACAGGCGGCAGGCTTAGGTGATTTTCGCAGTCAGGCGGATAAATTAACCGCATTGGGGTTATGCACGTTTCAGTACTATAGTGCGAGTTTTCAAGGGAAAAATGCACAGCAAGAAATTCCTGATGCGATTGCTGATGTTGCTAAAGCGCATTTAAAAAAACCGTTTGACGCATTGGTGATATTACGCGGTGGCGGTGCGACAGCGGATTTACTCCAATTAAACGAGTATGCAATTGCAAAAGCCATTTGCACCGCGCCGTTACCCGTTATTATTGGAATTGGACACGAACGGGATAAAACCTTATTAGATGAGATTGCTAATCAAGTGTGTCACACCCCAAGCTTAACCATTGCACAGATACTCACCACCATGACGCAAAATGCGCATCAGGCGCAACAGGATTGGCAAACCATACTCAGAGAATCCCGCGCAATTCTTAATCGTGCGCAATTGCGCAATCAACAAGCCTACACACAGGTGAGAGAATACGCCCTCAATGCGTTGAATAGACAGCATCAACAAACAAATTACTTATGGCAAGATGTAAAGCGGGCAAGTCAACAACAATTACAACAAGCACGCACTATAACCAAACAATGGATGGAACAAGTCTTACTTGGCGACCCTAAAAAAATTCTACAACGTGGTTATGTATTAGTGCGGGATGCAAAACAAACGATAGTGACGCAGAAAACACAAGCCGAGCAGACAACAGATGTCTGGCTAGAATTTAAGGACGGAACAGTACACAGTCAAATCGTTAAGCAACCTAAACAATAG
- a CDS encoding response regulator: MIITASEENTPLVLIVDDDATMRLLMRHTLKKAGFHVEEAGDGLPALQIFREKKPDIILLDVMMPGMDGYRTCAEIRKIPGGEHIPILMVTGLDDMESINQAYEAGATDFITKPITYPLLGHRVRYALRASQAMANVGKSQASLAHAQAIAHLGNWEWNLAENTMLWSDEIYRILGLSTHTENATTVKPSIESLLKQVYPEDHALFSSQIDAAVKTGNTLSFDHRILMPDGKVRIVHEQGEIMFNEQGIAILMNGTTQDITERKSVENELAQYRNHLEELVEKRTVELTGANAQLRKAKEQAEQANELKDKFVSLVAHDLRSPLAGIISALEYLYTDDEAPLNEDHQDIVRRLLEIGKSAIHLIEDVLNISRLKTGKLTPKPKFLNARQKVEKTINNLSYLAKQKGVELVNDVPDDVRLFADIALLGEVMQNLASNSIKFCKKGDIVRFFVPADRPSTIGVQDTGIGIPAENLPKLFKIEEKTSTTGTAGEKGTGFGLPFSQDIMLAHNGGLTVESELGKGTTFFINLPLITPTVLVIDQIDNERATLKNLLQQFSIRVLESTNKEEGFTLAEQEVPHLIFCDLTDCELNSTDYVNRLKQNPVTKDISLIMMSTLTDETILNKLVNMGVDDFLRKPLDNSEVIKRLENILLIPPPVS, encoded by the coding sequence ATGATAATTACTGCTTCTGAAGAAAATACCCCGTTAGTATTAATTGTTGACGATGACGCAACAATGCGACTCTTAATGCGACATACGCTTAAAAAAGCGGGTTTCCACGTTGAAGAAGCAGGTGATGGACTGCCAGCACTCCAAATTTTTAGAGAAAAAAAGCCTGATATTATCCTGCTTGATGTCATGATGCCCGGTATGGATGGTTACAGAACTTGTGCAGAAATTCGCAAAATACCAGGCGGGGAACACATTCCTATCCTCATGGTCACAGGTTTAGACGATATGGAATCTATCAACCAAGCATACGAGGCAGGGGCAACCGATTTTATTACCAAACCCATCACCTATCCGCTATTGGGGCATCGTGTGCGCTATGCCTTACGGGCAAGCCAAGCAATGGCAAATGTGGGTAAAAGCCAAGCCAGTTTGGCACATGCGCAAGCCATTGCACATTTAGGTAATTGGGAATGGAATCTTGCTGAAAATACAATGCTTTGGTCAGATGAAATCTATCGCATCTTAGGACTTAGCACCCATACAGAAAATGCAACGACCGTTAAACCCAGCATAGAATCCTTATTAAAACAGGTGTATCCTGAAGACCACGCCTTGTTTTCTAGCCAGATAGATGCCGCAGTTAAAACGGGAAATACCCTGAGTTTTGACCACCGAATTTTAATGCCTGATGGGAAAGTCCGTATTGTTCATGAACAAGGTGAAATCATGTTTAATGAACAGGGGATTGCTATTTTAATGAATGGGACAACGCAAGATATTACTGAACGAAAATCAGTAGAAAATGAATTAGCTCAATACCGTAACCACTTAGAAGAATTGGTTGAAAAACGCACCGTTGAATTAACAGGTGCAAATGCCCAACTCCGTAAAGCCAAAGAGCAAGCCGAACAAGCAAATGAATTAAAAGATAAATTTGTATCGTTAGTTGCGCATGATTTACGCTCACCACTAGCGGGTATTATTTCCGCCTTAGAATATCTTTATACCGATGACGAAGCCCCCTTAAATGAAGATCATCAGGATATTGTACGACGGTTATTAGAAATTGGTAAATCTGCTATACACTTAATTGAAGATGTTTTAAATATTAGCCGTTTAAAAACGGGCAAATTAACGCCAAAACCCAAGTTTTTAAATGCGCGACAAAAAGTTGAAAAAACCATTAATAATTTAAGTTATCTTGCCAAACAAAAAGGCGTAGAACTGGTTAATGACGTGCCTGACGATGTACGCTTATTTGCAGATATCGCACTGTTAGGTGAAGTGATGCAAAACTTGGCTTCTAACTCCATCAAGTTTTGTAAAAAGGGCGATATCGTACGATTTTTTGTTCCCGCTGACCGTCCTTCAACTATCGGTGTGCAAGATACAGGCATTGGTATTCCTGCGGAAAATCTTCCTAAACTCTTTAAAATCGAAGAAAAAACTTCAACCACAGGCACTGCAGGTGAAAAAGGAACAGGCTTTGGTTTACCTTTTAGCCAAGATATTATGTTGGCACATAATGGCGGATTAACGGTTGAATCAGAACTGGGTAAGGGAACTACTTTTTTTATTAATTTACCCCTGATTACACCAACTGTATTAGTCATAGACCAAATAGACAATGAACGGGCTACGTTAAAAAACTTGCTACAACAATTTTCTATTCGGGTGTTAGAAAGCACTAATAAAGAAGAGGGATTTACACTTGCAGAACAAGAAGTTCCACATCTTATCTTTTGTGATTTAACCGACTGTGAATTAAATAGTACGGATTATGTAAATCGGTTAAAGCAAAATCCAGTGACTAAAGATATCAGTCTCATCATGATGAGTACCCTGACAGATGAAACCATTTTGAATAAACTGGTTAATATGGGGGTTGATGATTTTTTACGTAAACCGCTTGATAATTCGGAAGTTATTAAACGATTAGAAAATATATTACTCATACCACCGCCTGTGAGCTAA
- the nudC gene encoding NAD(+) diphosphatase: MKNQLFTPSVTPPEQQTVALWFVFRRDRLLVLEQDQDIRVPRWQTFSESGLPMIRQHFLGTWGKHPCYSVETVEQGNPPTGFNFISLRALTLELSHDLFTLAGRAIQILQWDRDHQFCGRCGHAMQALPTERAKRCPSCALVSYPRISPAVIMRITRGDEILLSRSAHFAPDMYSVQAGFVEAGETLEETVIREVQEEVGIQVDNLHYFGSQPWPFPHSLMIAFTADYVSGEITLDQDELEDAQWFQATARLPKLPSPMSIARHLIEDFLAEHR, from the coding sequence ATGAAAAATCAACTTTTTACCCCAAGTGTAACCCCACCTGAACAGCAAACCGTTGCACTTTGGTTTGTTTTTCGCCGTGACCGCTTATTGGTATTAGAACAAGATCAAGATATTCGCGTTCCACGTTGGCAAACCTTTTCTGAATCAGGCTTGCCCATGATTCGCCAACATTTTTTAGGTACTTGGGGAAAACATCCTTGTTATAGCGTAGAAACTGTTGAACAAGGCAATCCGCCCACTGGATTTAACTTTATTAGTTTACGTGCGTTAACCCTAGAACTAAGCCACGATTTATTTACCCTCGCAGGACGTGCGATTCAAATCTTACAATGGGACAGAGACCATCAATTTTGCGGACGTTGTGGACATGCTATGCAAGCCTTACCGACAGAACGCGCGAAACGCTGTCCGAGTTGCGCACTGGTTAGCTATCCGCGTATTTCCCCAGCGGTGATTATGCGCATTACACGGGGTGATGAAATCTTACTTTCCCGCTCTGCTCACTTCGCGCCCGACATGTACAGCGTGCAAGCAGGCTTTGTTGAAGCAGGCGAAACCTTAGAAGAAACTGTCATTCGAGAAGTACAAGAGGAAGTTGGTATTCAAGTTGATAATTTACATTATTTTGGTAGTCAACCATGGCCGTTCCCTCATTCATTGATGATTGCGTTTACGGCTGATTATGTCAGTGGTGAAATCACCCTTGATCAAGATGAATTAGAAGATGCACAATGGTTTCAAGCAACCGCAAGATTACCCAAACTCCCCTCACCAATGAGTATTGCTCGCCATTTAATTGAAGATTTTTTGGCAGAACACCGTTGA
- a CDS encoding DUF302 domain-containing protein: protein MRYLFILLCILTQSVFATETPQTPTTMPAMTLEQTIVKMPLADGVDMNAAIESMKLRANSLNMKLVAHQPMWKEFEAQGYKKVRRVEIFQFCNIDVAHDMLDFNIGFVAYMPCRIAAIEDDNGKAWLIMMNLDLLMSFSKLSPELLTKAQKVRDDLMNIMQAGANGEL, encoded by the coding sequence ATGCGTTACTTATTCATTCTTCTCTGTATCTTGACACAAAGCGTTTTTGCAACAGAAACACCACAAACACCTACAACCATGCCCGCCATGACATTGGAACAAACCATTGTCAAAATGCCACTGGCTGATGGTGTAGATATGAATGCAGCTATAGAATCAATGAAATTACGTGCGAATTCACTCAATATGAAACTGGTTGCTCATCAGCCCATGTGGAAAGAATTTGAAGCACAAGGTTATAAAAAAGTACGCCGAGTAGAAATTTTTCAATTCTGCAATATTGATGTTGCCCACGACATGCTCGACTTTAACATCGGTTTTGTCGCTTACATGCCTTGTCGAATTGCTGCGATTGAGGATGATAATGGTAAAGCGTGGCTAATTATGATGAATTTGGATTTATTAATGAGTTTTTCTAAACTTTCTCCTGAATTATTAACTAAAGCGCAAAAAGTTCGGGATGACTTAATGAATATCATGCAGGCAGGGGCAAATGGGGAATTATAA
- a CDS encoding NUDIX hydrolase, giving the protein MQNPIVNTDESYDTLESYKKPTVMVDIAIFTVEDNTLKVLLIKRGIAPYKDCWALPGGALRVEQDESLETAALRELAEETGVNPQLGAQRQYLEQLHTYGGRNRDPRGWTVSVTYFALVAINEVSLRAGTDAMAAQWHTITGHRVDIPLAFDHEDILHDAITRLRSKLDYTDIAVHLLPKEFTLSELQRVYEIIMQEKLNKSSFRQRVDRAGIVKPIKGRMRTGSNRPAQLYQFIQHKHDRMFFPRSIAWAQERKR; this is encoded by the coding sequence ATGCAAAATCCTATTGTGAATACTGATGAAAGTTACGACACCTTAGAAAGCTATAAAAAACCAACTGTGATGGTAGATATTGCTATTTTTACAGTGGAAGACAACACATTAAAAGTATTATTGATAAAACGAGGGATTGCGCCGTATAAAGATTGCTGGGCGTTACCGGGGGGAGCTTTGCGTGTTGAACAAGATGAAAGTTTAGAAACGGCGGCATTACGCGAATTAGCTGAAGAAACCGGGGTTAATCCGCAATTAGGGGCGCAACGACAATATTTAGAACAATTACATACCTATGGTGGACGTAATCGTGACCCACGCGGTTGGACGGTGAGTGTTACTTATTTCGCGTTAGTTGCCATTAACGAGGTTAGTTTACGTGCAGGCACAGATGCAATGGCGGCACAATGGCATACTATCACTGGACATCGTGTAGATATCCCCTTAGCCTTTGACCACGAAGATATTTTACACGATGCGATAACCCGTTTACGTTCAAAATTGGATTACACCGATATTGCTGTCCATTTATTGCCCAAAGAATTTACCTTAAGTGAATTGCAACGGGTTTATGAAATTATTATGCAAGAAAAATTAAATAAAAGTTCTTTTCGTCAGCGGGTGGACAGAGCGGGCATCGTCAAACCGATTAAAGGTAGAATGCGGACAGGTTCAAATCGTCCTGCGCAGTTATATCAATTTATTCAACACAAACATGACCGCATGTTTTTTCCACGTAGTATTGCATGGGCGCAAGAACGTAAACGCTAA
- a CDS encoding bacterioferritin-associated ferredoxin: MYVCLCYGVTDTHIREAVTAQGVCSMRQLRQTLGVAGQCGQCGKHAHCILKECLQELPDYKHTARDLPVLQRGLISEATL; this comes from the coding sequence ATGTATGTCTGTTTATGTTATGGTGTTACTGATACTCACATTCGTGAAGCTGTTACAGCGCAGGGTGTTTGCAGTATGCGTCAGCTCCGCCAAACATTGGGCGTAGCAGGACAGTGTGGGCAATGTGGTAAGCACGCGCATTGTATTTTAAAAGAATGTTTACAAGAACTCCCTGATTACAAACATACAGCGCGGGATTTGCCCGTTTTACAACGTGGGTTGATATCAGAAGCTACCTTGTAG
- the neuC gene encoding UDP-N-acetylglucosamine 2-epimerase — translation MGNYNKQHISKRNIAVATGSRAEYGLLYWLLKSLQADPDINLQIIVTGMHLAPEFGLTYKQIENDGFYIDAKVEMLLSSDTKVGVAKAIGLGIIGLADVLERLRPDIIVILGDRFEIFAVAQTAMTLNIPLAHLHGGELTEGAIDEAIRHSITKMAQLHFVAAEVYRQRVIQLGEQPERVFNVGALAVDNIKHLSLLDKASLETELGFALGTLNFLVTYHPITLSQQNPTPAVCALLEALDSFPDAKIIITKANADQGGREINQLLENYAQNNHSRVYLSPSLGQLKYLSTMKQVDVIIGNSSSGLIEAPALHKATVNIGERQQGRLKAESIIDCATDKQAIQTAIMQAISPDFQQKLPSISSLYGMGDASMRIKHLLKTIGLEQLIIKRFYDIAF, via the coding sequence ATGGGGAATTATAATAAACAACACATATCCAAACGTAATATTGCCGTTGCAACAGGCAGTCGTGCGGAATATGGCTTGTTATATTGGTTGTTAAAATCCTTACAAGCAGACCCTGATATTAACTTGCAAATCATTGTAACAGGAATGCACCTTGCACCAGAGTTTGGACTCACCTACAAACAGATTGAAAATGATGGCTTTTACATTGATGCAAAAGTAGAGATGTTGCTATCCAGTGATACAAAAGTAGGGGTTGCTAAGGCGATTGGCTTAGGTATCATTGGGTTAGCCGATGTTTTAGAACGCTTACGACCGGATATTATTGTCATACTAGGCGATAGGTTTGAAATATTTGCTGTAGCCCAAACGGCAATGACGTTAAACATTCCCTTAGCACATTTGCATGGTGGTGAGCTTACTGAAGGCGCGATTGATGAGGCGATACGCCATAGTATTACTAAAATGGCTCAATTGCATTTTGTTGCAGCAGAGGTTTATCGTCAACGTGTCATACAATTGGGCGAGCAACCTGAACGAGTGTTTAATGTTGGCGCATTAGCCGTTGATAATATCAAACACTTATCCTTGTTAGATAAAGCTTCTTTAGAAACAGAACTGGGTTTTGCATTGGGAACACTTAATTTTTTAGTCACTTATCATCCGATAACACTGAGCCAACAAAATCCTACACCAGCGGTTTGTGCATTATTAGAGGCATTGGATAGTTTTCCTGATGCAAAAATTATTATCACTAAAGCAAATGCAGACCAAGGCGGACGGGAAATTAACCAACTATTAGAAAATTATGCACAAAATAATCATTCACGGGTTTATCTTAGTCCCTCATTAGGACAATTAAAATATTTGAGTACAATGAAACAAGTGGATGTGATTATAGGTAATTCATCTAGTGGTTTAATAGAAGCCCCTGCATTACATAAAGCGACAGTCAATATTGGCGAACGGCAACAAGGGCGACTGAAAGCAGAATCTATTATTGATTGCGCGACAGATAAACAGGCAATTCAAACGGCCATCATGCAAGCCATTTCCCCTGATTTTCAACAAAAACTGCCATCAATTTCTTCATTGTATGGCATGGGCGATGCGAGTATGCGTATTAAACACCTTTTAAAAACAATCGGGTTAGAACAGCTTATCATCAAGAGATTTTACGACATCGCTTTTTAA
- a CDS encoding TRZ/ATZ family hydrolase: MQSVDTLIYAGWVIPVEPEGVVYEQYAIAIDDGKIVEILPNEEATSRYLGRVTHRLATHVVIPGLINAHTHAAMTLLRGFADDLPLHEWLTTRIWPAERAFMSPEFVADGTRLAIAEMLRGGVTCFNDMYFLPEVAGDVVNEAGIRATLGLILLDFPTIQAQTPDEYLQKGHEVHAIYKNHHLIRTAIAPHAPYTVSDTPMQQGAEMADSLNIPIHIHVHETKDEVDQAFINHKERPLARLARLGVVSSRLVAVHATQLTDEEINLLAEHQATVVHCPESNMKLASGFCPVQKLLNAGVNVALGTDGTASNDDLDMLGEMRTAALLAKAVSHDARSVSAAQALTMATLNGAKALGIEEITGSLVVGKSADLVAINMSELETQPIYNALSHLVYTVSRDKVTDVWVAGRQLLKSRVLISLNVHDIQVKTHEWHEKIALFAQQME; encoded by the coding sequence ATGCAATCAGTTGATACTTTAATTTATGCCGGTTGGGTGATTCCCGTTGAGCCTGAAGGCGTGGTCTATGAACAATACGCTATCGCTATTGATGATGGCAAAATTGTGGAAATTTTACCCAATGAAGAAGCAACCAGCCGATATTTGGGGCGCGTCACGCATCGTTTAGCAACGCATGTGGTCATACCGGGCTTGATTAACGCACATACCCATGCAGCAATGACTTTACTGCGTGGATTTGCTGATGATTTACCCTTGCACGAATGGCTAACAACACGAATTTGGCCGGCTGAAAGAGCCTTTATGAGTCCTGAATTTGTTGCTGATGGTACGCGACTTGCGATTGCAGAAATGTTACGCGGTGGGGTGACATGCTTCAACGATATGTATTTTCTGCCAGAAGTAGCAGGCGATGTGGTAAACGAAGCAGGAATAAGGGCAACACTGGGCTTAATTTTATTAGATTTTCCAACCATACAAGCGCAAACACCTGATGAATATTTGCAAAAAGGGCATGAAGTACACGCCATTTATAAAAACCATCACTTGATTCGCACCGCCATTGCTCCGCACGCGCCTTATACCGTCTCAGATACACCCATGCAGCAAGGGGCGGAAATGGCGGATTCATTGAATATTCCTATTCATATCCATGTACATGAAACAAAAGATGAAGTTGACCAAGCCTTTATCAATCATAAAGAGCGTCCATTAGCCCGATTAGCACGTTTAGGCGTGGTTTCTTCACGGCTAGTAGCCGTTCATGCAACACAATTGACTGATGAAGAAATTAATTTGTTAGCAGAGCATCAGGCTACTGTCGTTCATTGTCCCGAGTCAAATATGAAGCTGGCAAGTGGTTTTTGTCCCGTGCAAAAATTATTAAATGCGGGTGTTAATGTTGCCTTAGGCACTGATGGTACAGCGAGTAATGATGATTTGGACATGTTGGGCGAAATGCGGACAGCCGCATTATTAGCAAAAGCGGTTAGCCATGATGCACGTAGTGTTTCAGCAGCCCAAGCCTTAACCATGGCAACCTTGAACGGCGCAAAAGCGTTAGGAATTGAGGAAATAACAGGGTCGTTAGTGGTGGGTAAATCGGCGGATTTGGTTGCTATTAATATGAGCGAACTAGAAACCCAACCTATTTATAATGCCTTGTCTCACTTGGTTTATACCGTTAGTCGGGATAAAGTAACGGATGTGTGGGTTGCAGGTCGGCAATTATTAAAATCGCGTGTGCTAATTTCTTTAAATGTTCATGATATTCAGGTAAAAACGCATGAATGGCATGAAAAAATTGCTTTGTTTGCACAACAAATGGAATAA